A stretch of the Perca flavescens isolate YP-PL-M2 chromosome 10, PFLA_1.0, whole genome shotgun sequence genome encodes the following:
- the hmgxb3 gene encoding HMG domain-containing protein 3 isoform X2 gives MEKVEVFEVVKVTEEVESYYSQMEVTTQKKRKSKAQEDSVEKPKKPRSAYLLYYFDVHQIMQQEIPNLPQSEINKRISESWKRLSVAEKAYYLEKAKSEKEGIDTSSLTPSKDLPGFRKILPRASYFLLSKGCSSNQQLECSQPEMSVESLDSPVEGGLPSVSLTQEPQFTPLGLAGEVDLSELPIVVEDMAEETTVVSNLTAPRGIPPSSSSSVLCIAPASTDTHGSQGSAGLTANGVTLKGKETRVAGSGYGAMMQKIQGETTQVVAIIPTQNLLEPKSLPGVSSVGPVMMVSVGASIEQSATPSYKMSVKTYTRRGRGRCLNPGCSFVYVTRHKPPTCPECGSHLGGKWIPAAKKTQEKVAVSNKLPQKAETKTNASCQPTPHPAQEGNADVRKTNATGSKKKGQFKQCSRKQCAVPAGKPPEGSSIKEQEQPKQMQESLQVQIRSNATVHKRPVRPILPAYYSTGRPLFQIRTVHPDKGKFQTANNNKSSTVPRESLTGLKPSTLKQLGQTGPTSAVKQDSSVPADGSQAVSSLVDRRVNILSVVPFKQHTISSFDLGLSTARGRGRCKNPSCDYMYKNRHKPAVCPKCGCELTQKNAKRAKSGTLLDPYQALSPAQKDIQRQNTLQLLHRSLQIPESETELQETLTLIQELNSLQIVLVQPSGQEHEDGVEAETLVESGWPQFYESAATHCGLCNYPLFKGSQSTIAGQEDCWLLTETLIQTATLQLKVCLNVQCLALHSFTDLHPGLFNIGNRLLVSIDLFLKIRSSIKLGQPPYQVARTILDHTPNHPAHALSPEELSRIQELLLNGYWAFECLTVRDYNDMICGICGVAPKLEIAQRYTSNVLELKNVEFTWPKCSVSDEVNVDDFWLTMESEAIEQATFPTDIPITWVDASIIAPFIPPLMRSPTVINTEKDKVLSHTQQPSGDPSVLVRLIHDGQLRLDKIEDHSEDELRTILDHCGASITPGSTKNELLASLIALYTLVHGGLPTAPQPPPHLTAGKLSTICPHKVVCGSKYLVRGETARDHVDLLLSSRYWPPVYVSDCARKVALCADMQYPEQATQMWGRNQGCFSDPFEKPEFVSCAELQDQPYSPDLSLVAENQQVHPITKSPCCWLVHPPEVAQEPPALPSEHHSMALCRDLEPYVNLMAELEKEQEGEDDEGAEQKEQTDKAENDSAENSEDCYSVSRARRQPVVFNNTACYYLYNRLVDFLTSRDIVSQQINQVVNACQPGEVVIRDALYRLGVAQINTEKEEDEGSGAEGQTQEGGTESYEVVLPE, from the exons ATGGAGAAAGTGGAGGTGTTTGAGGTTGTGAAAGTGACTGAGGAGGTGGAGAGCTACTACAGCCAAATGGAGGTGACCAcccaaaaaaagaggaagagcaAAGCTCAAGAAGACAGTGTTGAGAAACCTAAGAAACCTAG gTCTGCCTACCTGCTATACTACTTTGATGTTCATCAGATTATGCAACAGGAAATTCCTAATCTACCACAGTCAGAGATCAACAAGAGAATCAGTGAAAGCTGGAAAAGGCTCAGCGTAGCTGAGAAAGCCTACTATCTGGAGAAGGCCAAGTCTGAGAAGGAGGGCATAGACACA TCGTCTCTCACCCCCTCCAAAGACCTGCCAGGCTTCCGCAAAATCCTCCCCAGAGCCAGTTACTTTCTCTTGTCTAAAGGCTGCTCCTCAAATCAGCAGCTGGAATGCTCTCAGCCAGAGATGAGTGTGGAGTCTCTGGACTCTCCAGTGGAGGGAGGCCTGCCTTCCGTCTCTCTCACCCAAGAGCCCCAGTTCACACCTCTTGGTTTGGCCGGTGAGGTGGACCTCTCTGAGCTGCCCATTGTTGTCGAAGACATGGCAGAGGAAACAACTGTGGTGTCTAATCTCACGGCCCCCCGAGGaatccctccttcctcctcctcttctgtctTATGCATAGCCCCGGCCTCAACAGACACCCATGGCTCACAGGGCTCTGCTGGCCTTACAGCAAATGGGGTGACGCTGAAAGGAAAGGAGACTAGAGTTGCTGGTAGTGGTTATGGGGCGATGATGCAGAAGATACAGGGGGAAACTACACAGGTGGTTGCCATCATACCCACCCAG AACCTGCTAGAGCCCAAGTCTTTGCCAGGTGTCAGCTCTGTGGGCCCAGTGATGATGGTCTCTGTAGGAGCTAGCATAGAACAAAGTGCCACTCCTTCCTATAAAATG TCTGTGAAGACATACACCCGGAGAGGTCGTGGGAGGTGTCTAAATCCTGGATGTTCATTTGTGTATGTCACCCGCCACAAGCCACCAACGTGCCCTGAATGTGGGAGCCACTTGGGTGGAAAATGGATACCTGCT GCAAAGAAGACACAAGAGAAAGTAGCCGTGTCCAATAAATTGCCACAGAAAGCTGAAACCAAGACGAATGCAAGCTGCCAACCCACACCTCACCCTGCTCAGGAGGGGAATGCTGATGTCCGTAAAACAAACGCCACTGGGagcaaaaaaaaagggcaaTTTAAACAATGCTCCAGAAAGCAGTGTGCAGTTCCAGCTGGAAAgccaccagagggcagcagcATCAAGGAGCAGGAACAACCAAA ACAGATGCAAGAAAGTCTTCAAGTTCAAATCAGAAGCAATGCCACTGTTCATAAGAGGCCTGTGAGACCCATCCTTCCTGCCTACTATAGCACAG GCCGGCCGTTGTTCCAGATCAGAACTGTTCACCCTGACAAAGGAAAGTTTCAGACTGCAAACAACAATAAATCATCCACTG TGCCTCGAGAGAGTTTAACGGGTCTCAAACCTAGCACTTTAAAGCAGCTCGGCCAGACGGGCCCAACATCCGCAGTCAAAcag GATTCTTCTGTCCCAGCAGATGGAAGCCAGGCTGTGTCTTCATTGGTTGATAGGAGAGTGAATATCCTGTCTGTCGTGCCTTTCAAACAACACACCATTTCCAGCTTT GATTTGGGATTGTCTACAGCACGAGGAAGGGGTCGGTGTAAGAACCCGTCCTGTGACTATATGTATAAGAACAGACACAAACCTGCAGTTTGCCCTAAATGTGGCTGTGAGCTGACCCAGAAGAACGCCAAGAGAGCAAAG TCTGGGACTCTGCTCGATCCGTACCAGGCCCTGAGTCCTGCTCAGAAGGACATCCAGCGCCAAAATACCCTGCAGTTACTGCACCGTTCCCTTCAGATTCCTGAGAGCGAGACTGAGCTTCAGGAAACGTTGACCCTCATCCAGGAGCTCAATAGTCTCCAGATCGTCTTGGTTCAACCAAGTGGCCAGGAGCACGAGGACGGCGTAGAGGCTGAGACGCTGGTAGAGTCCGGGTGGCCTCAGTTCTATGAATCAGCAGCTACTCACTGTGGTCTGTGTAACTACCCTCTCTTCAAAGGAAGTCAGAG TACCATTGCAGGACAAGAGGACTGCTGGCTGCTTACTGAGACACTGATCCAGACAGCCACTCTTCAGCTCAAGGTGTGTCTCAACGTTCAGTGTCTGGCTCTGCACAGCTTCACAGACCTGCATCCAG GTTTGTTCAACATAGGCAACAGACTGCTTGTTAGTATCGACCTATTCCTGAAGATCAGGTCCAGTATCAAACTGGGCCAACCCCCCTATCAGGTAGCCAGGACCATACTAGACCACACCCCCAATCACCCTG CGCATGCTTTGAGTCCAGAAGAGTTATCTCGAATTCAAGAGCTTCTCCTGAATGGCTACTGGGCATTTGAGTGTCTGACAGTGCGCGATTACAACGACATGATCTGCGGCATTTGTGGTGTTGCTCCCAAACTGGAGATTGCACAGCGATACACAAGCAACGTCCTGGAGCTAAAGAATGTGGAG TTTACCTGGCCTAAGTGTTCAGTCTCGGATGAGGTGAACGTGGATGACTTCTGGCTCACCATGGAAAGTGAGGCTATCGAGCAAGCGACTTTCCCCACTGACATCCCTATCACATGGGTGGATGCTTCTATCATCGCTCCCTTCATTCCCCCATTGATGAGGAGTCCCACTGTCATCAACACAGAGAAGGACAAGgtcctgtcacacacacagcagccctCAG GAGATCCATCCGTTTTGGTGCGTCTCATTCATGATGGTCAGCTGAGACTCGACAAGATTGAAGATCACAGTGAGGACGAGCTGAGAACTATACTGGACCACTGTGGGGCGAGCATCACCCCAGGCTCcactaag aATGAGCTTCTGGCCTCCCTGATCGCCTTGTACACACTTGTCCATGGTGGCCTCCCCACGGCCCCACAGCCCCCTCCACACCTCACCGCTGGCAAGCTGTCCACGATCTGCCCCCACAAG GTGGTGTGCGGCTCTAAGTACTTGGTGAGAGGAGAGACTGCTCGAGACCACGTAGACCTGCTCCTGTCCTCCCGCTACTGGCCCCCAGTCTATGTTAGTGACTGCGCCCGTAAAGTGGCGCTCTGTGCAGACATGCAGTACCCAGAACAGGCAACCCAGATGTGGGGAAGGAACCAAGGCTGCTTCTCTGACCCTTTCGAAAAGCCAGAG TTTGTGTCATGTGCTGAGCTACAAGACCAGCCGTACAGCCCTGACCTGTCACTGGTAGCAGAGAACCAGCAGGTCCACCCCATCACCAAATCACCTTGTTGCTGGCTGGTTCATCCTCCTGAAGTAGCCCAGGAGCCTCCTGCTCTTCCTTCAGAGCACCACTCAATGGCCCTCTGCAGAGATCTGGAGCCCTACGTCAACCTGATGGCTGAGCTGGAGAAAGAGCAGGAAGGGGAGGATGACGAGGGGGCAGAACAGAAAGAGCAGACGGACAAAGCTGAGAATGACTCTGCAGAGAACTCAGAGGACTGTTACTCGGTAAGCCGTGCACG
- the hmgxb3 gene encoding HMG domain-containing protein 3 isoform X3 yields MEKVEVFEVVKVTEEVESYYSQMEVTTQKKRKSKAQEDSVEKPKKPRSAYLLYYFDVHQIMQQEIPNLPQSEINKRISESWKRLSVAEKAYYLEKAKSEKEGIDTSSLTPSKDLPGFRKILPRASYFLLSKGCSSNQQLECSQPEMSVESLDSPVEGGLPSVSLTQEPQFTPLGLAGEVDLSELPIVVEDMAEETTVVSNLTAPRGIPPSSSSSVLCIAPASTDTHGSQGSAGLTANGVTLKGKETRVAGSGYGAMMQKIQGETTQVVAIIPTQSVKTYTRRGRGRCLNPGCSFVYVTRHKPPTCPECGSHLGGKWIPAAKKTQEKVAVSNKLPQKAETKTNASCQPTPHPAQEGNADVRKTNATGSKKKGQFKQCSRKQCAVPAGKPPEGSSIKEQEQPNRQMQESLQVQIRSNATVHKRPVRPILPAYYSTGRPLFQIRTVHPDKGKFQTANNNKSSTVPRESLTGLKPSTLKQLGQTGPTSAVKQDSSVPADGSQAVSSLVDRRVNILSVVPFKQHTISSFDLGLSTARGRGRCKNPSCDYMYKNRHKPAVCPKCGCELTQKNAKRAKSGTLLDPYQALSPAQKDIQRQNTLQLLHRSLQIPESETELQETLTLIQELNSLQIVLVQPSGQEHEDGVEAETLVESGWPQFYESAATHCGLCNYPLFKGSQSTIAGQEDCWLLTETLIQTATLQLKVCLNVQCLALHSFTDLHPGLFNIGNRLLVSIDLFLKIRSSIKLGQPPYQVARTILDHTPNHPAHALSPEELSRIQELLLNGYWAFECLTVRDYNDMICGICGVAPKLEIAQRYTSNVLELKNVEFTWPKCSVSDEVNVDDFWLTMESEAIEQATFPTDIPITWVDASIIAPFIPPLMRSPTVINTEKDKVLSHTQQPSGDPSVLVRLIHDGQLRLDKIEDHSEDELRTILDHCGASITPGSTKNELLASLIALYTLVHGGLPTAPQPPPHLTAGKLSTICPHKVVCGSKYLVRGETARDHVDLLLSSRYWPPVYVSDCARKVALCADMQYPEQATQMWGRNQGCFSDPFEKPEFVSCAELQDQPYSPDLSLVAENQQVHPITKSPCCWLVHPPEVAQEPPALPSEHHSMALCRDLEPYVNLMAELEKEQEGEDDEGAEQKEQTDKAENDSAENSEDCYSVSRARRQPVVFNNTACYYLYNRLVDFLTSRDIVSQQINQVVNACQPGEVVIRDALYRLGVAQINTEKEEDEGSGAEGQTQEGGTESYEVVLPE; encoded by the exons ATGGAGAAAGTGGAGGTGTTTGAGGTTGTGAAAGTGACTGAGGAGGTGGAGAGCTACTACAGCCAAATGGAGGTGACCAcccaaaaaaagaggaagagcaAAGCTCAAGAAGACAGTGTTGAGAAACCTAAGAAACCTAG gTCTGCCTACCTGCTATACTACTTTGATGTTCATCAGATTATGCAACAGGAAATTCCTAATCTACCACAGTCAGAGATCAACAAGAGAATCAGTGAAAGCTGGAAAAGGCTCAGCGTAGCTGAGAAAGCCTACTATCTGGAGAAGGCCAAGTCTGAGAAGGAGGGCATAGACACA TCGTCTCTCACCCCCTCCAAAGACCTGCCAGGCTTCCGCAAAATCCTCCCCAGAGCCAGTTACTTTCTCTTGTCTAAAGGCTGCTCCTCAAATCAGCAGCTGGAATGCTCTCAGCCAGAGATGAGTGTGGAGTCTCTGGACTCTCCAGTGGAGGGAGGCCTGCCTTCCGTCTCTCTCACCCAAGAGCCCCAGTTCACACCTCTTGGTTTGGCCGGTGAGGTGGACCTCTCTGAGCTGCCCATTGTTGTCGAAGACATGGCAGAGGAAACAACTGTGGTGTCTAATCTCACGGCCCCCCGAGGaatccctccttcctcctcctcttctgtctTATGCATAGCCCCGGCCTCAACAGACACCCATGGCTCACAGGGCTCTGCTGGCCTTACAGCAAATGGGGTGACGCTGAAAGGAAAGGAGACTAGAGTTGCTGGTAGTGGTTATGGGGCGATGATGCAGAAGATACAGGGGGAAACTACACAGGTGGTTGCCATCATACCCACCCAG TCTGTGAAGACATACACCCGGAGAGGTCGTGGGAGGTGTCTAAATCCTGGATGTTCATTTGTGTATGTCACCCGCCACAAGCCACCAACGTGCCCTGAATGTGGGAGCCACTTGGGTGGAAAATGGATACCTGCT GCAAAGAAGACACAAGAGAAAGTAGCCGTGTCCAATAAATTGCCACAGAAAGCTGAAACCAAGACGAATGCAAGCTGCCAACCCACACCTCACCCTGCTCAGGAGGGGAATGCTGATGTCCGTAAAACAAACGCCACTGGGagcaaaaaaaaagggcaaTTTAAACAATGCTCCAGAAAGCAGTGTGCAGTTCCAGCTGGAAAgccaccagagggcagcagcATCAAGGAGCAGGAACAACCAAA TAGACAGATGCAAGAAAGTCTTCAAGTTCAAATCAGAAGCAATGCCACTGTTCATAAGAGGCCTGTGAGACCCATCCTTCCTGCCTACTATAGCACAG GCCGGCCGTTGTTCCAGATCAGAACTGTTCACCCTGACAAAGGAAAGTTTCAGACTGCAAACAACAATAAATCATCCACTG TGCCTCGAGAGAGTTTAACGGGTCTCAAACCTAGCACTTTAAAGCAGCTCGGCCAGACGGGCCCAACATCCGCAGTCAAAcag GATTCTTCTGTCCCAGCAGATGGAAGCCAGGCTGTGTCTTCATTGGTTGATAGGAGAGTGAATATCCTGTCTGTCGTGCCTTTCAAACAACACACCATTTCCAGCTTT GATTTGGGATTGTCTACAGCACGAGGAAGGGGTCGGTGTAAGAACCCGTCCTGTGACTATATGTATAAGAACAGACACAAACCTGCAGTTTGCCCTAAATGTGGCTGTGAGCTGACCCAGAAGAACGCCAAGAGAGCAAAG TCTGGGACTCTGCTCGATCCGTACCAGGCCCTGAGTCCTGCTCAGAAGGACATCCAGCGCCAAAATACCCTGCAGTTACTGCACCGTTCCCTTCAGATTCCTGAGAGCGAGACTGAGCTTCAGGAAACGTTGACCCTCATCCAGGAGCTCAATAGTCTCCAGATCGTCTTGGTTCAACCAAGTGGCCAGGAGCACGAGGACGGCGTAGAGGCTGAGACGCTGGTAGAGTCCGGGTGGCCTCAGTTCTATGAATCAGCAGCTACTCACTGTGGTCTGTGTAACTACCCTCTCTTCAAAGGAAGTCAGAG TACCATTGCAGGACAAGAGGACTGCTGGCTGCTTACTGAGACACTGATCCAGACAGCCACTCTTCAGCTCAAGGTGTGTCTCAACGTTCAGTGTCTGGCTCTGCACAGCTTCACAGACCTGCATCCAG GTTTGTTCAACATAGGCAACAGACTGCTTGTTAGTATCGACCTATTCCTGAAGATCAGGTCCAGTATCAAACTGGGCCAACCCCCCTATCAGGTAGCCAGGACCATACTAGACCACACCCCCAATCACCCTG CGCATGCTTTGAGTCCAGAAGAGTTATCTCGAATTCAAGAGCTTCTCCTGAATGGCTACTGGGCATTTGAGTGTCTGACAGTGCGCGATTACAACGACATGATCTGCGGCATTTGTGGTGTTGCTCCCAAACTGGAGATTGCACAGCGATACACAAGCAACGTCCTGGAGCTAAAGAATGTGGAG TTTACCTGGCCTAAGTGTTCAGTCTCGGATGAGGTGAACGTGGATGACTTCTGGCTCACCATGGAAAGTGAGGCTATCGAGCAAGCGACTTTCCCCACTGACATCCCTATCACATGGGTGGATGCTTCTATCATCGCTCCCTTCATTCCCCCATTGATGAGGAGTCCCACTGTCATCAACACAGAGAAGGACAAGgtcctgtcacacacacagcagccctCAG GAGATCCATCCGTTTTGGTGCGTCTCATTCATGATGGTCAGCTGAGACTCGACAAGATTGAAGATCACAGTGAGGACGAGCTGAGAACTATACTGGACCACTGTGGGGCGAGCATCACCCCAGGCTCcactaag aATGAGCTTCTGGCCTCCCTGATCGCCTTGTACACACTTGTCCATGGTGGCCTCCCCACGGCCCCACAGCCCCCTCCACACCTCACCGCTGGCAAGCTGTCCACGATCTGCCCCCACAAG GTGGTGTGCGGCTCTAAGTACTTGGTGAGAGGAGAGACTGCTCGAGACCACGTAGACCTGCTCCTGTCCTCCCGCTACTGGCCCCCAGTCTATGTTAGTGACTGCGCCCGTAAAGTGGCGCTCTGTGCAGACATGCAGTACCCAGAACAGGCAACCCAGATGTGGGGAAGGAACCAAGGCTGCTTCTCTGACCCTTTCGAAAAGCCAGAG TTTGTGTCATGTGCTGAGCTACAAGACCAGCCGTACAGCCCTGACCTGTCACTGGTAGCAGAGAACCAGCAGGTCCACCCCATCACCAAATCACCTTGTTGCTGGCTGGTTCATCCTCCTGAAGTAGCCCAGGAGCCTCCTGCTCTTCCTTCAGAGCACCACTCAATGGCCCTCTGCAGAGATCTGGAGCCCTACGTCAACCTGATGGCTGAGCTGGAGAAAGAGCAGGAAGGGGAGGATGACGAGGGGGCAGAACAGAAAGAGCAGACGGACAAAGCTGAGAATGACTCTGCAGAGAACTCAGAGGACTGTTACTCGGTAAGCCGTGCACG
- the hmgxb3 gene encoding HMG domain-containing protein 3 isoform X1 translates to MEKVEVFEVVKVTEEVESYYSQMEVTTQKKRKSKAQEDSVEKPKKPRSAYLLYYFDVHQIMQQEIPNLPQSEINKRISESWKRLSVAEKAYYLEKAKSEKEGIDTSSLTPSKDLPGFRKILPRASYFLLSKGCSSNQQLECSQPEMSVESLDSPVEGGLPSVSLTQEPQFTPLGLAGEVDLSELPIVVEDMAEETTVVSNLTAPRGIPPSSSSSVLCIAPASTDTHGSQGSAGLTANGVTLKGKETRVAGSGYGAMMQKIQGETTQVVAIIPTQNLLEPKSLPGVSSVGPVMMVSVGASIEQSATPSYKMSVKTYTRRGRGRCLNPGCSFVYVTRHKPPTCPECGSHLGGKWIPAAKKTQEKVAVSNKLPQKAETKTNASCQPTPHPAQEGNADVRKTNATGSKKKGQFKQCSRKQCAVPAGKPPEGSSIKEQEQPNRQMQESLQVQIRSNATVHKRPVRPILPAYYSTGRPLFQIRTVHPDKGKFQTANNNKSSTVPRESLTGLKPSTLKQLGQTGPTSAVKQDSSVPADGSQAVSSLVDRRVNILSVVPFKQHTISSFDLGLSTARGRGRCKNPSCDYMYKNRHKPAVCPKCGCELTQKNAKRAKSGTLLDPYQALSPAQKDIQRQNTLQLLHRSLQIPESETELQETLTLIQELNSLQIVLVQPSGQEHEDGVEAETLVESGWPQFYESAATHCGLCNYPLFKGSQSTIAGQEDCWLLTETLIQTATLQLKVCLNVQCLALHSFTDLHPGLFNIGNRLLVSIDLFLKIRSSIKLGQPPYQVARTILDHTPNHPAHALSPEELSRIQELLLNGYWAFECLTVRDYNDMICGICGVAPKLEIAQRYTSNVLELKNVEFTWPKCSVSDEVNVDDFWLTMESEAIEQATFPTDIPITWVDASIIAPFIPPLMRSPTVINTEKDKVLSHTQQPSGDPSVLVRLIHDGQLRLDKIEDHSEDELRTILDHCGASITPGSTKNELLASLIALYTLVHGGLPTAPQPPPHLTAGKLSTICPHKVVCGSKYLVRGETARDHVDLLLSSRYWPPVYVSDCARKVALCADMQYPEQATQMWGRNQGCFSDPFEKPEFVSCAELQDQPYSPDLSLVAENQQVHPITKSPCCWLVHPPEVAQEPPALPSEHHSMALCRDLEPYVNLMAELEKEQEGEDDEGAEQKEQTDKAENDSAENSEDCYSVSRARRQPVVFNNTACYYLYNRLVDFLTSRDIVSQQINQVVNACQPGEVVIRDALYRLGVAQINTEKEEDEGSGAEGQTQEGGTESYEVVLPE, encoded by the exons ATGGAGAAAGTGGAGGTGTTTGAGGTTGTGAAAGTGACTGAGGAGGTGGAGAGCTACTACAGCCAAATGGAGGTGACCAcccaaaaaaagaggaagagcaAAGCTCAAGAAGACAGTGTTGAGAAACCTAAGAAACCTAG gTCTGCCTACCTGCTATACTACTTTGATGTTCATCAGATTATGCAACAGGAAATTCCTAATCTACCACAGTCAGAGATCAACAAGAGAATCAGTGAAAGCTGGAAAAGGCTCAGCGTAGCTGAGAAAGCCTACTATCTGGAGAAGGCCAAGTCTGAGAAGGAGGGCATAGACACA TCGTCTCTCACCCCCTCCAAAGACCTGCCAGGCTTCCGCAAAATCCTCCCCAGAGCCAGTTACTTTCTCTTGTCTAAAGGCTGCTCCTCAAATCAGCAGCTGGAATGCTCTCAGCCAGAGATGAGTGTGGAGTCTCTGGACTCTCCAGTGGAGGGAGGCCTGCCTTCCGTCTCTCTCACCCAAGAGCCCCAGTTCACACCTCTTGGTTTGGCCGGTGAGGTGGACCTCTCTGAGCTGCCCATTGTTGTCGAAGACATGGCAGAGGAAACAACTGTGGTGTCTAATCTCACGGCCCCCCGAGGaatccctccttcctcctcctcttctgtctTATGCATAGCCCCGGCCTCAACAGACACCCATGGCTCACAGGGCTCTGCTGGCCTTACAGCAAATGGGGTGACGCTGAAAGGAAAGGAGACTAGAGTTGCTGGTAGTGGTTATGGGGCGATGATGCAGAAGATACAGGGGGAAACTACACAGGTGGTTGCCATCATACCCACCCAG AACCTGCTAGAGCCCAAGTCTTTGCCAGGTGTCAGCTCTGTGGGCCCAGTGATGATGGTCTCTGTAGGAGCTAGCATAGAACAAAGTGCCACTCCTTCCTATAAAATG TCTGTGAAGACATACACCCGGAGAGGTCGTGGGAGGTGTCTAAATCCTGGATGTTCATTTGTGTATGTCACCCGCCACAAGCCACCAACGTGCCCTGAATGTGGGAGCCACTTGGGTGGAAAATGGATACCTGCT GCAAAGAAGACACAAGAGAAAGTAGCCGTGTCCAATAAATTGCCACAGAAAGCTGAAACCAAGACGAATGCAAGCTGCCAACCCACACCTCACCCTGCTCAGGAGGGGAATGCTGATGTCCGTAAAACAAACGCCACTGGGagcaaaaaaaaagggcaaTTTAAACAATGCTCCAGAAAGCAGTGTGCAGTTCCAGCTGGAAAgccaccagagggcagcagcATCAAGGAGCAGGAACAACCAAA TAGACAGATGCAAGAAAGTCTTCAAGTTCAAATCAGAAGCAATGCCACTGTTCATAAGAGGCCTGTGAGACCCATCCTTCCTGCCTACTATAGCACAG GCCGGCCGTTGTTCCAGATCAGAACTGTTCACCCTGACAAAGGAAAGTTTCAGACTGCAAACAACAATAAATCATCCACTG TGCCTCGAGAGAGTTTAACGGGTCTCAAACCTAGCACTTTAAAGCAGCTCGGCCAGACGGGCCCAACATCCGCAGTCAAAcag GATTCTTCTGTCCCAGCAGATGGAAGCCAGGCTGTGTCTTCATTGGTTGATAGGAGAGTGAATATCCTGTCTGTCGTGCCTTTCAAACAACACACCATTTCCAGCTTT GATTTGGGATTGTCTACAGCACGAGGAAGGGGTCGGTGTAAGAACCCGTCCTGTGACTATATGTATAAGAACAGACACAAACCTGCAGTTTGCCCTAAATGTGGCTGTGAGCTGACCCAGAAGAACGCCAAGAGAGCAAAG TCTGGGACTCTGCTCGATCCGTACCAGGCCCTGAGTCCTGCTCAGAAGGACATCCAGCGCCAAAATACCCTGCAGTTACTGCACCGTTCCCTTCAGATTCCTGAGAGCGAGACTGAGCTTCAGGAAACGTTGACCCTCATCCAGGAGCTCAATAGTCTCCAGATCGTCTTGGTTCAACCAAGTGGCCAGGAGCACGAGGACGGCGTAGAGGCTGAGACGCTGGTAGAGTCCGGGTGGCCTCAGTTCTATGAATCAGCAGCTACTCACTGTGGTCTGTGTAACTACCCTCTCTTCAAAGGAAGTCAGAG TACCATTGCAGGACAAGAGGACTGCTGGCTGCTTACTGAGACACTGATCCAGACAGCCACTCTTCAGCTCAAGGTGTGTCTCAACGTTCAGTGTCTGGCTCTGCACAGCTTCACAGACCTGCATCCAG GTTTGTTCAACATAGGCAACAGACTGCTTGTTAGTATCGACCTATTCCTGAAGATCAGGTCCAGTATCAAACTGGGCCAACCCCCCTATCAGGTAGCCAGGACCATACTAGACCACACCCCCAATCACCCTG CGCATGCTTTGAGTCCAGAAGAGTTATCTCGAATTCAAGAGCTTCTCCTGAATGGCTACTGGGCATTTGAGTGTCTGACAGTGCGCGATTACAACGACATGATCTGCGGCATTTGTGGTGTTGCTCCCAAACTGGAGATTGCACAGCGATACACAAGCAACGTCCTGGAGCTAAAGAATGTGGAG TTTACCTGGCCTAAGTGTTCAGTCTCGGATGAGGTGAACGTGGATGACTTCTGGCTCACCATGGAAAGTGAGGCTATCGAGCAAGCGACTTTCCCCACTGACATCCCTATCACATGGGTGGATGCTTCTATCATCGCTCCCTTCATTCCCCCATTGATGAGGAGTCCCACTGTCATCAACACAGAGAAGGACAAGgtcctgtcacacacacagcagccctCAG GAGATCCATCCGTTTTGGTGCGTCTCATTCATGATGGTCAGCTGAGACTCGACAAGATTGAAGATCACAGTGAGGACGAGCTGAGAACTATACTGGACCACTGTGGGGCGAGCATCACCCCAGGCTCcactaag aATGAGCTTCTGGCCTCCCTGATCGCCTTGTACACACTTGTCCATGGTGGCCTCCCCACGGCCCCACAGCCCCCTCCACACCTCACCGCTGGCAAGCTGTCCACGATCTGCCCCCACAAG GTGGTGTGCGGCTCTAAGTACTTGGTGAGAGGAGAGACTGCTCGAGACCACGTAGACCTGCTCCTGTCCTCCCGCTACTGGCCCCCAGTCTATGTTAGTGACTGCGCCCGTAAAGTGGCGCTCTGTGCAGACATGCAGTACCCAGAACAGGCAACCCAGATGTGGGGAAGGAACCAAGGCTGCTTCTCTGACCCTTTCGAAAAGCCAGAG TTTGTGTCATGTGCTGAGCTACAAGACCAGCCGTACAGCCCTGACCTGTCACTGGTAGCAGAGAACCAGCAGGTCCACCCCATCACCAAATCACCTTGTTGCTGGCTGGTTCATCCTCCTGAAGTAGCCCAGGAGCCTCCTGCTCTTCCTTCAGAGCACCACTCAATGGCCCTCTGCAGAGATCTGGAGCCCTACGTCAACCTGATGGCTGAGCTGGAGAAAGAGCAGGAAGGGGAGGATGACGAGGGGGCAGAACAGAAAGAGCAGACGGACAAAGCTGAGAATGACTCTGCAGAGAACTCAGAGGACTGTTACTCGGTAAGCCGTGCACG